A region from the Theropithecus gelada isolate Dixy unplaced genomic scaffold, Tgel_1.0 HiC_scaffold_3078, whole genome shotgun sequence genome encodes:
- the LOC112617647 gene encoding olfactory receptor 2G6-like, with product MEETNNSSEQGFLLLGFSDQPQLERFLFVIILFLYILSLLGNTAIILVSRLDSRLHTPMYFFLSNLSCVDICFTTSVAPQLLVTMNKTDKTMSYGGCVAQLYVAMGLGSSECILLAVMAYDRYAAVCRPLHYTVMMHPRLCASLASVAWLSGLITSLVQSSLTVQLPLCGHRKLDHIFCEVPVLIKLACVDTTFNEAELFVASVVFLIVPVLLILVSYGFITQAVLRIQSAAGRQKAFGTCSSHLVVVIFYGTIIFMYLQPANSRSKNQGKFVSLFYTIVTPLLNPIIYTLRNKDVKAALRTLILGNAVGQTTGTSETPGILKKRNTPRP from the coding sequence ATGGAGGAAACCAACAACAGCTCTGAACAGGGGTTTCTTCTCCTGGGATTTTCAGATCAGCCTCAGCTAGAGAGGTTTCTCTTTGTCATCATTTTGTTCCTCTACATCTTGAGCCTTCTGGGGAACACTGCCATCATACTAGTGTCTCGTCTGGACTCCAGACTCCACACTCCGATGTATTTCTTCCTCAGCAACCTCTCATGTGTGGACATCTGCTTTACCACCAGTGTTGCCCCACAGTTGCTGGTTACCATGAATAAGACAGACAAAACCATGAGCTACGGTGGCTGTGTGGCCCAGCTCTACGTGGCCATGGGCTTGGGCTCGTCTGAGTGCATCCTCTTGGCCGTCATGGCTTATGACCGCTATGCTGCTGTCTGCCGACCACTGCACTACACAGTCATGATGCACCCGAGGCTCTGTGCGTCTCTGGCCAGTGTAGCGTGGCTCAGCGGCCTCATTACCTCTCTGGTTCAGAGCTCCCTCACTGTGCAGCTGCCCCTCTGTGGTCATCGCAAACTGGATCATATTTTCTGTGAGGTGCCAGTGCTCATCAAATTGGCCTGTGTGGATACGACTTTCAACGAGGCAGAACTCTTTGTGGCCAGTGTAGTCTTTCTAATAGTCCCGGTGTTACTCATCTTAGTCTCTTATGGCTTTATCACCCAAGCTGTGTTAAGGATACAATCAGCTGCGGGGCGCCAAAAGGCCTTTGGGACCTGTTCCTCTCACCTGGTTGTGGTCATTTTCTATGGGACCATCATATTCATGTACCTTCAACCGGCCAATAGTAGATCCAAAAACCAGGGaaagtttgtttctcttttctatacCATAGTCACCCCCCTTTTAAATCCCATTATCTACACTCTGAGAAACAAAGATGTGAAAGCGGCCTTGAGGACCCTGATACTGGGAAATGCTGTTGGACAAACCACAGGAACTAGTGAAACACCTGGAATTCTAAAGAAGCGAAACACGCCAAGGCCGA